gattctcctgcctcagcctcccaagtagctgggattacaggcatgagcaccacgcctgaataatttttgcatttttagtagagacagggtgtcaccatgttggccaggctggtctcaaactcctgacctcaagtgatctgcctgcctcgacctcccaaagtgctgggattacaggcgtgagccactgcgcccagcccataatatattttttattgtctcatttttttaaatacctcCTTTAGCCTCATCCTGAGCAGTAATGTCCATGAACTCTGGGCCACAGTTTCCTGACATTAAACAAATACAGAACTATTGAAATTAGAAATACGCATCTGTTTACAACAGAATCATCGTATATTCCACATGGctttcaagttttctttcctCTGCATCATTACAGTAATTAAAGAAACCCATGATTTGTTTCAGTAGCTTTTGATTTCCACTGGTAACGGGATAAATCCTCCGTAGCGGCTAAGGTGGAGGGCACCTCACACATCACATCAACATGCATGCCTTGACCATACCGCGTGACCTCCAAGGTACCGTGTCCAAATGACACGCAGAATACCCCGCTGCTTTCTTAGAATAACTTTGACCTGCACCCCCGACTGTGTCTTTCACACCTTGAATTGATTTGCTCTCTTCTGAGTTTGCTGCTGTTTGTCTCCGGCACTGCAAAAAATGTGACGTGCACAGCAAAGGGTCAGTTCTCATTtctgtgtttgctttcccttccaaAGGTTTAGCTTCTTCTCCCGAGATAAGAAGCGCCTGGCCAACACGCAGAGAAACGTGCACATCCAGGAGTCCTTTGGACAGTGGGCAAACACCCACCGTGATGACGGTTACACAGAGCAAGGACAGGAAGCCCTGCAGCACCTGTGACCTTGGCTCATCTCCACCCTCCAACCTGGACTGCCCGCCACCAGCGCCTGCAGCCGAACCGCAGCCCAGGGTCGTTGCTGCCTCAAGCCTCTCGGTGCAGGCGCACCCGGAAAACGACCCATCAAACAGACTGACTGATTTGAGGATGGACATTGAAAAACTGACGCCAAACtctaaagaaatgtttatttatacCCAGGGCTATCACTGTTTCTAATAGACGACTCTGATTCCATaggatatatatttaataatccCACAGACGGAGGCCAGACTTCTGCGTTAACTTCAGTAACACAAGCTTCTTTAAGCCAAATACATCACTTGCCACTATCATTGCTGTTTGACTTGCTTTGTATAAAATGCTATGTGGAGAGGTGTTATTATCACAGGTGACATAGTTCAGCAGGAGGCATGGAAGGGCTAGATCTTCATTAGTTACATTCATGAAATTGTGATGGCAGCGTCTTAAACAGAATGTATCCATCAGGCAGACAAGGGGTCTGAAGTCACAGGCTCAGTAGCCCAACTCAGACACAAAGCCACAGACAATATGGATGATGGTCCTCCTACGCAGAAACTGGAGACAACTTTGCAGGCACCCTGGCTGCATTCCTGATAATGCCTAGAGCATGTAGCAATGTTCAAGGCAGGTGCCTTGGAATCTGCTGTGAGTTATGCAGTACTAACCAAACAAAGTTGCTAAGGATGAGATGTTGCAACATTTCTTGTGTGCCTTTTTTTTCctgacatcttttttttccttttaggattCATTAAGTCATATACTTAGTCCCCTGCAAAGAAGACGACAAACATACCATAGCAGATTGAAAGTGGAGCGTGGGATCCTAGGCAATGCAGGAGGGCAGGTGGGGGAGCTGTAGCAGAACAAGGGTGCTAGGTGGGAAGCTGACTTGGGGACCACACGTCTGACTGACTCACAGGGCTACAGCAGCAGACAGAGAGCCAGATGCTCTGCTGCAACTGGTGAGTTGGAGGCTTGCCCACATAACACTGTCTTTCTCTCCACCTGCCAAGCATCCAGGGCACAGGGCTGGGTGCTCATAGATTGAGCGAGGTAGCACCTCCTACCAGCATTCAGGTTTATCAGGGCCACATTCTAAACATTCTACTGAAGTTTGCTAAGAAACCATcagtgaggccgggcacagtggctcacgcctgtaatcccagcactttgggaggccgagctgggtgggtcacttgaggtctggagttcaagaccagcctggccaaaatggtgaaaccccatctctacaaaaatacaaaaaacttagccaggtgtggtggcgcacacctataatcccagcttactcaggaggctgagacaggagaatcccttgaacctaggaggcagaggttgcagtgagcctagatcgtgccattgtactccagcctgagcgacagagcaagacttcatttaaaaaaaaaaaaaaaaaagaaaccatcagGTGAATTTGCAGATTTTAGAATGGATTCTGCTTCCAGATtgctgaaaaacacacacaaaaagatcaGACAGGGTAATTATTGCTGCGttagagcagtggttttcaaacctgAGTGCCCATTAGAATTATTAGAATTTATTCTCAAAGAATATAGAAGTAGGTATACTGATAAATTCCTCTCCCACCCCGGCCACCTTTGTTGCCTTTCCAACAGGTAACCAAAATTGCCAGTTTCTTGGTTATCTTTCCTAAACACTAAAtgtccccccccccctttttttttttgagatagagtcttgctctgtcacccaagccagagtacagtggcaccatctccgctcgctgcaacctgcgcctcttgagttcaagcaattctcatgcctcagcctcccaagtagctgggactacatgtgtgtgccaccatacctgactaatttttctatttttagtagagatggggtttcaccatgttggctaggctggtctcatggtctcaaactcctgacctcaagcgatccacctgccttggcctcttgaagtgctgggattacaggtgtaagccactgtggctgcccttttttttttttttttttttttttttggacacagggtcttgctctattacccaggctggagtacagtggcgctatcataGGTCATTACAgctaagcaatcctcccacctcagcctcccaagtagctggtactaatgatgtgcaccaccatgcccagctagttatgttttgtagagacaaggtcttaactttgttgcccaagctggtctcaaactcctgggctcaagtgatcctcacaccccagcctcccaaagtgctgggaattcaggtgtgagccaccatgcccagccaaatgtcACTTTTTTGGTAAGTCAGCAGATCCAGCTCTTGAGCAAATCAGAGGTTAGATAATTAggacaaaggaaaaatcaatCCATCAGAAAGTTTatacatgcaattttttttttttttttttttttttgagacggagtctcgctctgtcgccaggctggagtgcagtggccagatctcagctcactgcaagctccgcctcccgggttcacgccattctcctgcctcagcctcccgagtagctgggactacaggcgcccgccaggtcgcccggctagttttttgtatttttagtagagacggggtttcatcatgttagccaggatggtcttgatctcctgacctcgtgatccacccgtctcggcctcccaaagtgctgggattacaggcttgagccaccgcgcccggcctatacatgcaattatgtaaaaaataatcaagaacaaaaagcacatatatatgtatatgtgtgtatatattccttctttccttttctcttaagGGACAGGGTCTTATGTCACcaaggctggtcccaaactcctggcctcaagcaatcctcctgcctcagcctcccgagcagatgggaccacagacatgagctaccatatCTGgcccttctttttatttaaatggcAGCCTAATATATACATGCTattctgtgcttttcttttttccacttgaAATATCCTAGAGAGGGCCAGGTGagtgggtcacacctataatccccgcattttgggaggtcaagtagggaggatcaattgagcccaggagtttaagactaacctagctgctgggcgcggtggctcaagcctgtaatcccagcactttgggaggccgaggcgggcagatcacaaggtcaggagatcgagaccatcctggctaacacggtgaaaccccgtctctactaaaaaatacaaaaaactagccgggcgaggtggcgggcgcctgtagtcccagctactcaggaggctgaggcaggagaatggcgtgaacccaggaggctgagcttgcagtgagctgagatctggccagtgcactccagcttgggtgacagagcgagattccgtctcaaaaaaaaaaaaaaaaaaaaaaaaaagactaacctAGGTGATATAGCAataacccatctctacaaaacattaattaaaaaaataggtgggtgtggtggtacacacctgtgatctcagctacttgggaggctaagacaggaggatcccttgagcccaggagttcaaggctgcagtgagctgtaatcacaccactgcactccagcctgggagacagagtgagaccctgcctcaaaaaagaaaaaaattctagcaaTAACTCCATGTAAGTACATAAGACAGTGGCTCTcatggccaggagtggtggttcatacctataatcccagcactttgggaggctgaggccggtggatcatgaggtcaggagtttgagaccagcctggccaaaatagagaaatcccatctctactaaaaatacaaaaattagctgggcgtgggggcacgtgcctgttgtcccagctacttaggaggctgaggcaggagaatcacttgaacccaggaggcggagggtgcagtgagctgagatcacgccattgcactccagcctgggcaacagagtgagactttgtctcacaaaaaaaaaaaaaaaaaaggccaggcgcggtggctcacgcctgtaatcccagcactttgggaggctgaggcaggcggatcacaaggtcaggagatcgagaccatcctggctaacacagtgaaaccccgtctctaccaaaaatacacacatacacacaaaaaaattagccaggtgtggtggcaggcacctgtagtcccagctacttgggaggctgaggcagaattgcttgaacccgagaggcagagcttgcagtgagccgagattgcaccactgcactccagcctgggcaacagagcgagactccgtctcaaaaaaaaaaaaaaaaaaaaaaaagacagtggctCTCAACCACGGATGACTGagccccccaggggacatttggcagtcTGGAGAcctttttggttgtcacaactgaagGGGGAGAGAGAATACTGTCATCTATGGGTGAACACCAAGGAAGGTGCTAATGAACATCCTACAATGCCCTGGTCTACCATATGGAGGTgatatttattaatgtttatcTAAGCCCCACTGATGGACAGGTAGCTTCCTTCCAATCCTTTACTCTCAAAAAGTGTTGcacactgtcacacacacaaaggtcTACAGAATAAACTAGAAgcagaattgctaggtcaaagaGTACTTGCTTCTGTCATGTTCATGGAGACTGCCAAAGTGCCTACCATGGAAGCTGtaccattgtttttctttcaaagtcACCACAGCCCATAGACCACTAAGCCCAAATGTACAGTGTTGGAGTCTGAGTgtgcatgttttttgttttgagacagggtgggtctcactgtcacccgggttggagtgcagtggcataatctcagctcactgcaacctccgcttcccgggctcaagcaattctccagcttcagcctcccgagtaggtgggactatgggcacgcaccaccaacaccaggctaatttttgtttttcataaagacaggttttcaccacattgcccagactggtcttgaagtgCTGAGCTCCAAGCGAtacacctgccatggcctcccaaagtgctgggattacagatgagccATCACCGCCCAGCCTGAGtgtgcatgttttgttttttctttttctttttttttttttttttgagacagagtcttgctctgtcaccaggctggagtacagtggcatggtcttggctcactgcaacctccgcctcccgggttcaagccattctcctgcctcagcctcctgagtagctgggattacaggctcccgccaccacgcccggctaagttttgtatttttagtagacgggattttaccatgttggccaggctggtctctaactcctggcctcaggtgatccacccgcctcagcctcccaaagtgctgggattacagctgtgagccatcatgcctagccgAGTGTGCATGTTTTCAATCTCTTCCTGTTCTGATGCTCAGAGTTGACAACTACACAAAGACTGCAACTGGCTTTGCTTTTTGTCCTGATGGTATCTCACAAGGCTTCCCTAATGCAGGCAGTCTTACCTTCTAGACAACCTACCAACCCTTGTCCACAACACACTTCTGGGGCCCTAATAAGGGAACACTTTGTAAATGAAATGTGAGTGAAATCAGAAAGGTTTCCTGCAAGGTTGTTTTCTGAGACttgggaaataataaaaatctgtaCCGGAAATTCACGAAGTGCCTATTTTTCTAAAACTGTTCTACCAGCTGACAACAATTTTAAGCCACAGCAGGTTGGTCCAGTTCCTGCGTAATATCACGAGAGATTCAAACTCCTATGTGAAAACCTAGCAATGGTactaaatcatttattttgcatGAAACATCTTGAATTTTCACAATATGAACTTTCAAAGACAGCCATTTATCAAAATGCTAAATGTCACTTTTTTGAAAATCACCTGAACAGTATGGTACTTGCTCAAAGTCGTCAGAAGTTAAGGTCAGCAGCTCCAGCTCTCAAGCACACCAGAGACTAGATGatcaagagagaaaggaaaaatcaatCCATCAGAACTGGCTGTAATTCTTTCATTGATCCTGACCACTCCctattcttcattttcatttcaccACCACTTCTGTCgaactttatcttttcaaagggCTGGAAGGCTGCCATAGATCACAGCCCAGCaactttggtttttaattttaaatgtcagccagaaaaagaagaaaggcagtCGGCATTTTAAGTGAGAGTGGAGGTACATTTGTTCAAGAATGCTGACCTGGCTGTGCAGACTGCCTTCTGGTATTAGGGCTCTGGACATTCTCCTTGGATTCACTTTTCTAtcccatttttatttcaattcagCAAACCCTTGGGCTATggatataaagataaaaaggaTCCAATTTATTCTGACCAGTTTAGTGTTCCTCCTCTCAGGAGTCTCAGAGGAGTGTGATTACATCATAACCTCTTTTTGCCACGTACTCAAGATGATCATTTCAAATAGATGGGAGAGAATCAAATTCTCTACTGCCAAATTAAATTTGAATACTAGCTCCTTACAAATGCCCTtctggccggacacagtggctcatgcctgtagtcctagcactttgggaggctgaggcaggtggatcatttgaggtcaagagttggagaccaggccaggagcggtggctcacacctgtaatcccagcactttgggaggccgaggcaggtggatcacctgaggtcaggagttcgagaacagtctggccaacatggtgaaacctcgtctctactaaaaatacaaaaattagctgggcacggtggcacgcgcctgtaatcccagctacttgggaggctgaggcagaagaatcacttgaactgggaggcagaagttgcagtgagccaagatcacgccattgcactccagcctgaagaactagagtgaaactgtctcaaaaaaaaaaaaagagttggagatcagcctgaccaacatggtgaaaccctgtctctactaaaaatacaaaaatcagccaggcatggcagcacatgcctgtaatcccaactactggggaggctaaggcaggaggatcacctgaacccaggaagtgaaggttgcagtgagccaagatcgcgccactgcactccagctctggcaacagagtgcgactctgtctcaaaaaaaaaaaaaaaagaaaagaaaagaaactgcccTTCTGTACAGATGCCAGTAACGACAAAATTGCTTCTTGATCCTGTTAAATAACATGTCCTTAGAACTATGTGAGGAAGATGACAAATTCATATCAGCTTGAACCAAAGTTCCAGACTGCAAAGAAAACTACTCCACACCCCATGATCATCAGGAAGTTTTATTCAACCATGAGACTCGAGCTGCGTTGAAAGACAATCCCCCTCCACTCATTTCCAGTGTATCTTCACTTTGGGGTCTGCTGTTGGGCCTCTACttgcctctttccttcttctccctccctttgACCCTGTCATCTCTgaagtccctctctctctcccagtcaTTGTCAGGCCACAACCTCGTGGGCTCTCTTTCCTGCCATCGCTTCTCCCGGCCCCTGTCATGGTCTCGATCCCTTGTCCTCGAGTCCCAGTGTCTTTCTCGGGATCGAGATCGCTCCCGCCTTTCCCGTTTTGCCTCTCTATAGAGGTCGTTTTTAACAACTGGCAAGTTAATAGGTTTTCGAAAAGGCCGGTCCCGTCCCCCAAATCTCAGTTGTCCAGactccttttttccccccagacCGCCTCCAAGTCGCCGAGGGATCCACCCTTTGAGAGTCCTTTCCAGCTCGTAGTCCACAAATATCTCATGCTGGTCAATAACCAGGCCGTCAGCATCTCGGTAAGCTTTGATCACAGCACGCTCCTCCTTGTATTCGATGAAGGCATAGCCCTTTGAAAAGCCTGTGACCAAGTCCCTGACCAGCCGAAGCCGCCGGATGTCACCATAGCGGGAAAAGACTTCCTTTAATTTGTCCTCCTTGGTCTGCAAGTTTAGTCTGGCCACAAACAGGGTGAGGAGGGGATCTCCTATGACACCTTTGTTGGGGACATATCGTGCCAGCATTGCCCTCCAGACTGCACGGTCATGTGGGTCTTCATCAGTGCCATCGATGCTGCCCGCTTTGAGTGGATCATACTCCTTGGCAATGGGCATCCAATCATTCATGTTCTAAGAATAAGAGCAAGCATGGATGGAGCATCTACTCCAAGCCACTCATTCAACCCTTACAACCCCATGAAATGGATACTATCATTCACCCCTTCTTGAagacaggaaaggaagggaaCACCCACAGAGGCTAAGTCCTCCCCGCTAGTAAGTGGGGGAGACAGCATCAAAGCCAGGCAGTTGTGCTCCAGAGAAGCCCTTACCCACTCCTGCAAATGCCCTCTTGGGAAGCAGAGGGAGGCGTGCTTGGGTTTCATCCATATATGCATCATCTGGCTTAGCCACGGGAGGGCACTTACCAACTATGAATACATTACAATGTGGCAGCGTGGATCAAAACCAGACTTCCCTTTCAGAACCTTAAAAATGATCATAGGAAAACTAGCCCAGGAACTGCTGGtggaaaatggcattttaaaaactcTACTACCAAGAATTTCAAACAAATGCCAACATAGAGAATCATATAATAACCCTCCACAAACTCACCTGGCTCAACTAGAACCACCATGCACATGTGGCCAGAATAAGCTGCCCCCAGATAATTCTGAAACAATTTCTAGATATCGCATCATTCATGTGGAAATTTTTTACTACGCATCGTTAAAAGATACAAGAGAAAATGGGGATTTGGATGCACCATTTAAAAGTACAAGAGAAAATGGGGATTTGGATGCACCATTTTGCAGTAAACAGACAATAAAACTAAGGCTACAGTGACCAGCAGCGAGTTATTTGGTTCAAAAGGAACACGGGATTTCTTCTCAGCTCCCTGGCTGATAATCCATTTAGCCTGGGAGCATGATAATTTACTGCAATGGTAACTTTTTGCCCAGCAAGCGCACTTCAGTTGTCATGCCTTCTGATACATAATTAATTCATGTGAATCTTTGCTGGAATAATAAAATGCTTACTAACATTTCAGACCCGGCTAATGCTTATGTGACCAACCTGCAAAGCTGTACAGCCAATGCTGAAATATGTTACTTAAAAACCttggctggctgggcacagtggctcaggcctataatcccagcacttggggaggctgaggtgggtagatcacctgaggtcaggagttcaagaccagcctgaccaacatggagaaaccccatctcaactaaaaatacaaaattagccgggcatggttgcagacgcctgtaatcccagctactcgggaggctgaggcagaagaatcgcttgaaccgggttggtggaggttgtggtgagccaagattgcgccgttgcactccagcctgggcaacaagagcaaaattccatctcaaaaaaaaaaaaaaaacagccaggcaaggtggtaggtgcctgtaatcccaactactcaggaggctgaggcaggagaatggcttgaacccaggaggcggaggttgcagtgagccgagattgcaccactgcactccaacctgggcaacaaagtgaggctgtctcaaataaataaataaataaataaaccaaccaCTAAAAACCAGGTCtttccggccaggcacagtggctcacgtctaattccagcactttgagaggccgaggcgggaggattatgaggtcaggagaccgagaccatcctggctaacaaggaaaaaacccgtctctactaaaaatacaaaaaaattagctgagcatggtggtgggcacctgtagtcccagctacttgggaggctgagacagaagaaaggcgtgaacgcaggaggcagagcttgcagtcagccgagatcgcaccactgcactctagcctgggcaacagatcgagactccgtcccaaaaaaaaaaaaacagctttttccTGGAAGAAGTTCCaaaagttaagagaaaaaaaaactggcaggcacagtagctcacacctgtaatcccagcaatttgggaggccaaggagggcagatcacgaggtcaggagtttgagaccattctggtcaaggagtttgagaccagtctggacaacatggtgaaaccccgtctctactaaaaataaaaaaattaggcatggtgacatgtgcctgcagtcccagctactcaggaggttgaggcaggagaatggcgtgaacccgggaggcagaggttgcagtgagccaaggtcacataATCGCACTCCAGACTGCACAAcaaagcaagagtctgtctcaaaaaaaaaaaaaaaaaaagaagaaagaaaaaaaaaaaacttggcctggcgcagtggctcacgactgtaatcccaatactttaggaggccaaagtgggaggatcacttgagctcaggagttgaagagcagactgggcaacatatcaagacctcatttctactaaaattcaaaaatatcagccaggcatggtggtgcacgcctgtagtcccagctactaggggggctgagacaggaggatggcttgagccttggaacttgaggcggcagtgagccttgatcatgccactgtactccagtgtgggtaacagagtgagaccctgtctcaaaaaaaaaacaaaaacaaaaaaccaggttTCTGTGAAATATGTACAGTAGTTATTCCCAACAGCATTTTtccataatatttattaaaatatctataaCATTTTTCCTCTTACTCAAATTTTCCTCAAGGAtctttctgctttatttcttcctcagttGATGGGTTATATAGGGGAGTGATTACTTACAGGTGCActgtgagtttttttttcctcagtaaaAAAGCCAAACACctacagaataaaatccaaaatcaatGGCACTGCACTCAAGACCTCTGACcctagaccaggcacggtggctcacacctataatcccagcactttagaaggctaagatgggaggatcacttgaggtcaggagttcaagaccagcctggccaacatggtgaaacccctatctactaaaaatacaaaaaattagctggcatggtggtgcacacctgtagtcccagctacttgagaggctgaggtaggagaatcacttgaacccaggaggcgaaggtt
The Rhinopithecus roxellana isolate Shanxi Qingling chromosome 10, ASM756505v1, whole genome shotgun sequence DNA segment above includes these coding regions:
- the SNRNP35 gene encoding U11/U12 small nuclear ribonucleoprotein 35 kDa protein isoform X1, whose amino-acid sequence is MMHIWMKPKHASLCFPRGHLQEWNMNDWMPIAKEYDPLKAGSIDGTDEDPHDRAVWRAMLARYVPNKGVIGDPLLTLFVARLNLQTKEDKLKEVFSRYGDIRRLRLVRDLVTGFSKGYAFIEYKEERAVIKAYRDADGLVIDQHEIFVDYELERTLKGWIPRRLGGGLGGKKESGQLRFGGRDRPFRKPINLPVVKNDLYREAKRERRERSRSRERHWDSRTRDRDHDRGREKRWQEREPTRLWPDNDWERERDFRDDRVKGREKKERGK
- the SNRNP35 gene encoding U11/U12 small nuclear ribonucleoprotein 35 kDa protein isoform X2, coding for MNDWMPIAKEYDPLKAGSIDGTDEDPHDRAVWRAMLARYVPNKGVIGDPLLTLFVARLNLQTKEDKLKEVFSRYGDIRRLRLVRDLVTGFSKGYAFIEYKEERAVIKAYRDADGLVIDQHEIFVDYELERTLKGWIPRRLGGGLGGKKESGQLRFGGRDRPFRKPINLPVVKNDLYREAKRERRERSRSRERHWDSRTRDRDHDRGREKRWQEREPTRLWPDNDWERERDFRDDRVKGREKKERGK